The Nocardia vinacea genome contains the following window.
GTGTCGTTGAAGTAGCGGTTGTCGAAGGTGTAGCGCACCGGCAGGCGGGTGATATTGCCCGCGGGCAGTTCCTTCGGATCGGTCTGCCACTGCTTGGCGGTGTAGTCGCGCACGAACGCCTCGTAGAGCGGACGGCCGATCAGCGAGATCGCCTTCTCCTCGAGGTTCTGCGCGTCCTTGGTCTCGACCTCCGAGGCCTGTTCGGCGATCAGCTTGCGCGCCTCCTCCGGCGTGAAGTAGCGGCCGAAGAACTGGGAGATCAGACCGAGGCCCATCGGGAACTGGTAGGCCTGCCCCTTGTGCATCGCGAAGACCCGATGCTGGTAGCCGGTGAATTCGGTGAACTGGGTCACGTAGTCCCACACCCGCTTGTTCGAGGTGTGGAACAGGTGCGCCCCGTACTTGTGCACCTCGATCCCGGTCTGCGGCTCCGGCTCCGAATAGGCGTTGCCGCCGAGGTGGTAGCGACGATCGATTACCAACACCCGTTTGCCGAGTAGATTGGCGGCGCGCTCGGCGACGGTCAGCCCGAAGAATCCGGAGCCGACGACGATCAGATCGAACTGTGAGGCGGAGTTTGCGGAGTTACCCGGGGACGATGCGACGGTCACGGGTGCCCAGCGTATCGGAAGTCCGCGCGCGGGCCGGGTGGAGTCACGACCTGCGCGCAGTCACCGACGGATGCCATCGGGATTTCTCCTGGTGTTTGCCGAAACGACTACGCCGCGGCAACGCGGCGGCTATTACATATTCACGCAAACTGATCATCTGTCCAGTTTCGTGGACTCGCGTTGGTTCGGCGACTGCACCAACGCTGACCCTTTCGAGCGACCTGCAAGCAGTCGCTAACGGCCCCTTTCGAGCGACCTGCAAGCAGTCGCTAACGGCCCCTTTCGAGCGACCTGCAAGCAGTCGCCAGCGGCCCTTTTCGAGCAACCTGCAAGCAGTCGCTAACGGCCCCTTTCGAGCAACCTGCAAGCAGTCGCCAGCGGCCCGACGACATCGGCACCGCCGCGGGTACGACGTCCGCGACCAAGCCGATGCGCAGTGCCTCGGCGGCATCGATGCATCGGCCCGACAGGGTGAGATAGCGCGCGACCGCACCGCCGACCAGCTCGGCCCATATCTCGGCCTCGAATCGGGAGTCGTACCCAGGGCGATCCGGCGGCCGCCACCCTGAACTACTCCGGAAAGCCGATGTCCGACTCGACGGCGTCGCGGTCGGTGTACATGCGCCAATAGTGGTCGCCCAGTTCGGCATTGGTCATGCGGACGATCTCGAGTCCGGCCGGGAACAGTTCCGGCTGCTCGTCGACCAGGCGCTCGGCCTTGCTGTTGCCGATCAGCGCGCCGATATTGAGCAGGCCGACATAGACGCCGGTGCCCTGCAGTTCGAGCGCGAGCTGGCGAATGTAGGTGCGCTGCGCGCCGAGCGCGACGCCGAAATTGGATAGGTACGGGACCGGATACCTGTCGGAGTATCCGGACGAAAACAGCAGTGCTCCTGCGCCGCGCTCGATCATCGCGGGCGCGAGCGCGCGGGTCATCCAGATCGGTGAGTAGAGCTTCAATTCCAGCGGGATGCGCAGGTTGGCGGCGTCGACATCGAGGGTGGTCGGGATGCGATTCACCGCATCGCCCGCCGCGCCGTGCATCGCGACATCGATCTGCCCGAACTCGGCCGTGATCTTGTCGACCACGCAATACAGCTGCTTTTCATCGGTGAGATCGGCCGGGAAGGCCGCGGCCTCGATGCCCTCGGCGGCCAGTTCCGCGACGTGGGCGCGGGCCTTCTCCGAATTCCGTCCGATGACCGCCACGCGGAATCCTTCCCGGCCGAACCGCCGTCCGGTCCCCATGCCGAGCCCGGGCCCGAATCCGAATATCGCGATCGTCTTGGTCATACTACCTCACTAAGTTGAGCAATGGTTCAAGTTAGCGTCGACGGTAGCACTAACTTGAACCTATGCTCAAGATAAATCCGGTACCGGATTTGTAGGATCGGCGAATGCCCGTGGACAAGCCGTTACGCAGCGACGCCCAACGCAACCGGGACGCGCTCGTCAACGCCGCCCGCGAGGTCTTCGAGGAACGCGGCCTGGACGCACCGCTCAAGGAAATCGCCGCTCGCGCCGGCGTGGCCATCGGCACGCTCTACAACCGCTTCCCCACCCGCGACGACCTCATCGCCGCCGCCGTCGAGGACCGTATCGAAGCGGGCGGCCGCATTGCCCAAGAGGCGATCGAAATCCAGGACCCTTGGGACGCTTTCGTCTACCTGGTCGAGAAGGTCTGCGAACTGCAGGCCGCCGACCGCCTACTCAGCGACCTCGCCCTGCGCGGCGCCCCCAGCCCCGCCATCGCACGCGCCCAGGAGTTCGGCCATGGTCTGATGCGTCAAATCGTCGCGCGCGCCCAGGAATCCGGCGCGCTACGCCCCGACTGGGTCCTGGAAGACATCGCCTTCATCACTTGGTCGCACACCCGAATCATCGAGGCCACCGCCAAAATCGCCCCCGAAGCCTGGCGGCGTCACCTCGCCCTGGTCCTGGACGGCCTCCGAGCCACCGCCGCCCACCCCCTACCGGTACCCCCCATCACCGAAGACCAACTGATGCAAGCACTGAAGGGCTAGGTGCCCGCGTACCCGAAGGCGCCCATTGGGATTCGTCGGTAGTACGTCAGTGCGGCCGAAACGGCCCTCGAGCCGACATCACTGATACGGATATGGTGGTTGCCCGGTAGGAGGCTGCTGCGGATACGGGTATTGCCCGGGCTGAAATGCGGGCTGCTGATACGGATCCGGCGCATACTGACCATACGGCGCAGCTGACGGCTGGCCATACGGCGCGGGCGAGTACGGCGTGGCGGATGGCTGCACGGGCTGCCCATACGGCGCGGGTTGCGCATACGGCTGAACCGGTTGACCGTAGGGCGGCGGGACCGGTACCCGCGGGCGACGGCGCTCCGCGATCCAGCGGCCGGTCGAGCCGACCGCGGCCAGCGCCATTGTCGTGAGCATAAGAGCGACGCCCACCGCCGACGTCGGACTGAACACACCGAACATGGCCACGCCGATAATCAAGTCCGCCAAGGCCAACGCGCAGCCCAGGAGCACCATCACTCGTCCAATGGTCAAACGGCAGAGCAGCAGGATGCCGCCGACGATCAGGAGAAACGCGATGAATCCCGCGGCGACCATGGCGAATTGCACTTTGCCCGCACCGAGGATCTTGGTATCGACCGCCGCCAGCGCCGCGGCCCCCATGACGTTCAAACCCCCGGCAACCAATGCGAGCACACCCGCGGTGATTCCGGTGCCACCCCCTGCGGGCTGCTGCGACGGATAGCCGAACGGCGGTTGCTGACCGTAACCCTGATGTCCGGGTTGGCCATACGGATAGCCCATCGAGATCTCCCTCCCGCGCTCCGACCGCGAAACTGTACCGCGCTCAGCGGTTTCGCTCGACGTGGGCGATCACGAGGTCAGCGCGTGATGAGCCGGGTGGGCGGGGCCGGCGGCGGTCCAGCGGGCGGCGAATCTGTTGGCGCACAGGAGCAGGATGAGGAGGGGTGGGATGAGGTTTATTGCGGTGCGGAGCAGGTTTTCCTGGATGAGGGCGGTCATCTGGCCGACCAGGCCGAAGAAGGGTGGTACCCAGATCGGGTGGTCGGCGGTGGACCACCAGAAGATGCCGAGGCCGAATTCATAGTCGGTGAGCGAAACGGCAAGTCCGACAATGCCGATCGCGAGCGATAGGCCGGATGCGACGATCAGCGTGTAGCGCCCGGTTTCGTCCTGACGCCAGAGCTGGATACCGCCGAAGATCAAGGCCAAGGCCATCAGCGCCGCGCCGAGCGTAGTGAAGATGACGAGCGAATTGTCGAACCGGCTCCGATTGTCGATGAAGTCGACGACGAGCAAGGTGCCCCCGAGCAGGCTTCCCAACCCGTACAGCACCGCAATCGCCGCGCCGATCTGCGCGACCACCCCACTCTGCGACCGATCCCCACTCCGGTAAAGCATCGTCGACACTCCTCCCCACCTAGTTGTGGACGATTCGATCCTACGGCCGCAGACCGGCCTCCAGCGTGCTGTCGAATTGCCGCGCCACGACGACCCCGGCGAACGGCGGGTAGGGCGTCCGCTGGATGCGGGCGCCCTACCTTGTTGTTACCGCAGGTTGGCCTCGGCGTACGCCTTCATCGCGTCGCGCACGAATTCAGTTGTGCCGTCACCGTGTACGTCGTAGTTGGCCGCGAAACGCGGGTCGGCGACGTACATTTCGCCGAGTCCGGTGAAGTACTCGTACGACGGGCAACCCTGCGAACCGACCCCGATCCAGTCGTAGTGCCGCGCGACGATGGCCTGGACCTCGTCGCTGTCCGGGGCGAGTCCGGCGGCGTGCGCCCGGCCGTAGTCGGCGGCGATATCCAGGTGGGTCTGGAAGTACGCCTGCTTATCCGCCTCGCTGAGCGAGCGCCACCAGCGGTCGCCGCTTTCGTAGGCGGCCTTGCCCCAGCGTTCGATCACCTCATCCTTGTACCGAGTGTGGTCGAAACCGTCGAAAACCTCTGCTGCCATGAGTTGTTCACCTCGTTCCGTCTTGTGCAGCGTGATGGTCACCGACTCGATCTGGCGCCGGATCCGATCCTGTTCCTGCCGAAGCAGTTCCAGGTGCGCGCGCAGCGCGGCGGCGGTGTCCTGTTCGCCCGCGAGAACTTCGGCGATGACCGGAAGGCCGAGGCCGAGTTCGCGCAGCAGCAGGATGCGTTGCAGCCGAACCAGGGAGTCCTGGTCGTAGTAGCGGTAGCCGTTGGCGCCGATCCGGCTCGGCGGCAGCAGTCCGAGCTGCCCGTAGTGACGCAGCGTTCGGCTGGTGGTACCGGCCGCCTTGGCCAGATCCTGGATGGACCATTCGGTGCCCGTTCGCATGACCTGTTCTCCCTTCTTTCTCGTCGGTACAACCAGCATGCAAGTTGACGTTACGTCAAGGTCAACCCCTTAATGTGCGCCGACCGGCACCCGAGGTATGACCACGGCAGGTTCGATCCGCGGCTTTGCGACCATCTGACCGAGCAGCGTGCCGCCGAGCGCGATACCGAGTCCGACCACCTGCAGCGGGCTCAACGCTTGACCGAGCGCGATCCACCCGATCACAGCCGCCGATACCGGGCTGAGCAGTCCGAGGAAGGCGACCGAGGTCGCCGGCACCTTGGCGATGCCGCGGAACCAGAGGAAGTACGCCAGCGCGGTACCGATGACGCCGAGGTACAGGTAGCCGCCGACAGCCCGGCCGTCGAGTGCGGGCGGCGCACCCTCGATCAGGAAGGCGAGCGGTGCGATGAACAGGCCGCCCGCGGTGAGCTGCCAGCCGGTGATCGCGAGCGGTCCGACACCCTCGGGTCGACCCCAGCGCTGAGTGAGCACCGTGCCCATCGCCATGGACGCCGCACCGGCGAGTCCGGCGATCACACCGACCGTATCGAGTTGCGCATTGGCGCGTAGCACCACAAGTGCGACCCCGAAGACACCGACCAGGCCCGCGATCACCTTGCGCCCGTTGGGTTTTTCGGCGAGCACGACTGTTGCGAAGGCCAGCGCGAACATCGGTGCGACCGCACCCAGAACACCGGCGACACCGCCCGGCAGCCGGTATGCGGCGAGGAACAACAGCGGGAAGAACGCGCCGATATTGAGGACACCGAGGGCAGCGGCGCGCCCGAGCCAGACCCCGCGCGGCAGCACGCGGGTGATGGCGAGCAGCGCGAGCCCGGCGGGCAGGGCGCGCATCAGCGCGGTGAAGAGCGGACGGTCCGGCGGCAGGAATTCGGTGGTCACGGCGTAGGTAGAGCCCCATGCGATCGGGGCGAGTGCGGCGAGCGCCAGGGTGTCGGCGTACGAGTCGCGCGCGGCGGTGGCTGTTGTCATGTGGTCGCTCCTCATTGATAATCTCAACGTTGAAATATCTACTCGCTGGCATATCTCACCGTCAAGTAGATGAATGTTGAGGTAATCACTATCGAGAGGAACCCCGTGGCCGACGCGATCGATCTGTTCACCGCGCACTGGAACCGGGAACGGCCGGACGTCGACGTGTCACCGATGGCGGTGATCGGGCGCATCCAACGGCTTTCCCGCCTGCTGGAACAGGACCTGAAGAAGTTCTTCGCCGGACACGGACTGGAGTTCTGGGAGTTCGACATGCTCGCGACCCTGCGTCGCTCCGGCGGCGCCGACGGACTCACCGCGGGCGCTCTCAACCAGGTCGCCATGCTCACCTCAGGCGCCATCACCAACCGCATCGACCGACTCGCAGCCAAGGGCCTCGTCGAGCGCGCACCCTGCCCAGAGGACCGCAGAGCAATCCGCGTCCAACTCACCGCCGCAGGCCGCACTCTGATCGACGACCTACTGCCCTTGCACATGGCGAACGAGCAGCGCCTCCTCACCGCACTGGATAAGCAGGACCGCGGTCACCTGGCCGATCTGCTGCGAACCCTGACCGAATCGTTGGGCGATACCGCGTCGTCCTGATTCGACAAATGCCCGATTACGCCAGTTACAGCTCTTGTCGCGCAGGCGAATTCGTTAAGCGGCACCGGCCGAGGCCAAGTTGCGCCGCCCCGGACCGAGGCCCGTTGACCGAACGGTGCGTCACGCAACTCGAGCTCATCGCTTGGCTCCACCTCGCGTAAGTGGATTCGCCGACGCGGCAAGGTTCCGCCGCCCCGGACCGAGGCTACCTGGCCGAACGGGTGCGCCACGCAACTCGAGCACGTCGTTTGGCTCCACCTCGCATAAGTGGATTCGCCGACGCGGCAAGGTTCCGCCGCCCCGGACCGAGGCCACCTGGCCGAACGGGTGCGCCACGCAACTCGAGCACGTCGTTTGGCTCCACCTCGCATAAGTGGATTCGCCGACGCGGCACCGGGAATCGCGCGGACGCCACGACTATCCGTAGGCCGAGGCAAACGGTCCAGAACGGCTCGGCGACTACGGCTCTTAGGTCAACTCCGAATCCTCTAGGTCAACTCCGAATCCTCGTTTGTCGGCGCGACCGAAAGGATCGCGGGAGCGCGTGGGGGTGGCGGGGTTGGGGTTGATGCCGTAGTCGGGGCGACGGTGGTTCCGGGCGGGACCGAGACCTCGGGCGCGATCGCGGCGCCTGGTGCTACGGAATGTCCCGGTGACACAGCATTTCCGAGCGCGAGCGCGTCTCCGGGCACAGCGCTTCCAGGCGGGGCGTTGCCGCCGGGCAGCGCGCTCGCGGGCGCGGCATTGCCGGGCACGGCACTCTCAGGCACGGTGTTCGCGCCGGGCACTGCGCTCTCGGGTGAGCTGTTAACGCCGGGTGGTAATGCACTTCCGGGCGGCGCATTTTCAGGCGTGCCATTCGCAGCACCGGGCACTCCACTCTCCGTGCCATTCCCAGCACCGGGCACTGCGCTCTCGGGCGTGCCATTCGCGGCACCGGGCACTCCACTCTCGGGCGCGCCATTCCCACCGGGCGGTACAGCGCGCCCGTTACTGCCCGGCGGCACGGTGCCGCCCGGCTTGCCCTCGTGCGCATCCGGCACCAGCTGCATAAGCGTCGTGAAGTCGACGACCTGGGCACCGAGCGTCGGTGTCGCGATGATGACGCCGTTGGTGAAAAGCCGGTAGGTACCGCCGTTTTGGGGTAGCGCCATTTCCGGGCCGAGCGGCTGGCCGACCGCGCTGCTCGCGCCGCCGATCCGGCGGTATTCGGCATCGATCGGGGATTCGGCGACGAGAGTCTGCTTGCGGGGATCCACCGGATTACCCGCACCGACCACCGGGATGCCGAGTTCGGCGGGCGTCGGTCCGACATCGAAGGCGTAGATATCGGCCGGTTCCCCACCGTCCGGTGCGGAGGAGTACTCCGAACGCAGGATTCGGCCGTCCCGCAAAAGCACCGTCCCCGTGGTCGATGCGATGGCAGCGGCCGCGCGCGGATCCTCCTTGGCAGTGCCGGGATACTCCTGGCAGTCGGTGGAATCGCAAGTCTGCGCGTATGGGTAGCGGTGCTCCGCCAGCGCGTACGAACGTGCGGCGATCGCTTGTGCGCGAAGGGCTTCCGTCGCTCCCTTGTCGACCCAGTTGGCCTGCACCTCGGCCGGGACGACACCGAGCAGATAGTCCTCGACATCGACGCGATTCACCGTGCGCGCCGCACCGTTTTCCATGGCAACACCGAGTGAGCCGCGATATGCCGAACCACCGCACAGCGTCAGATGTTCGGCGGCGGGACGGTTGGGCCGCGGGTTGAGCGGATAGATCCAGGGGTCGGCGGTCGCCCGCTGCCACAGCACCTCGCCGTCACAGCCCATCGTGACAACCACATTCGCACCGCCGTCGGGCAGCGCGGTGAGATGTGCGACCTGGCCGCGC
Protein-coding sequences here:
- a CDS encoding MerR family transcriptional regulator, translating into MRTGTEWSIQDLAKAAGTTSRTLRHYGQLGLLPPSRIGANGYRYYDQDSLVRLQRILLLRELGLGLPVIAEVLAGEQDTAAALRAHLELLRQEQDRIRRQIESVTITLHKTERGEQLMAAEVFDGFDHTRYKDEVIERWGKAAYESGDRWWRSLSEADKQAYFQTHLDIAADYGRAHAAGLAPDSDEVQAIVARHYDWIGVGSQGCPSYEYFTGLGEMYVADPRFAANYDVHGDGTTEFVRDAMKAYAEANLR
- a CDS encoding MarR family transcriptional regulator, with product MNVEVITIERNPVADAIDLFTAHWNRERPDVDVSPMAVIGRIQRLSRLLEQDLKKFFAGHGLEFWEFDMLATLRRSGGADGLTAGALNQVAMLTSGAITNRIDRLAAKGLVERAPCPEDRRAIRVQLTAAGRTLIDDLLPLHMANEQRLLTALDKQDRGHLADLLRTLTESLGDTASS
- a CDS encoding SDR family oxidoreductase gives rise to the protein MTKTIAIFGFGPGLGMGTGRRFGREGFRVAVIGRNSEKARAHVAELAAEGIEAAAFPADLTDEKQLYCVVDKITAEFGQIDVAMHGAAGDAVNRIPTTLDVDAANLRIPLELKLYSPIWMTRALAPAMIERGAGALLFSSGYSDRYPVPYLSNFGVALGAQRTYIRQLALELQGTGVYVGLLNIGALIGNSKAERLVDEQPELFPAGLEIVRMTNAELGDHYWRMYTDRDAVESDIGFPE
- a CDS encoding helix-turn-helix domain-containing protein, with the translated sequence MPVDKPLRSDAQRNRDALVNAAREVFEERGLDAPLKEIAARAGVAIGTLYNRFPTRDDLIAAAVEDRIEAGGRIAQEAIEIQDPWDAFVYLVEKVCELQAADRLLSDLALRGAPSPAIARAQEFGHGLMRQIVARAQESGALRPDWVLEDIAFITWSHTRIIEATAKIAPEAWRRHLALVLDGLRATAAHPLPVPPITEDQLMQALKG
- a CDS encoding SpoIID/LytB domain-containing protein, which gives rise to MLVTGGAAVLASTILAFWVWPTDALVRPLAGPGHGRGMSQVGAFDSALDGWAAERILDHYYPGATLSKISATTVGVRLFAQDDSTLDAYADAGLRVAGQMLPRGQVAHLTALPDGGANVVVTMGCDGEVLWQRATADPWIYPLNPRPNRPAAEHLTLCGGSAYRGSLGVAMENGAARTVNRVDVEDYLLGVVPAEVQANWVDKGATEALRAQAIAARSYALAEHRYPYAQTCDSTDCQEYPGTAKEDPRAAAAIASTTGTVLLRDGRILRSEYSSAPDGGEPADIYAFDVGPTPAELGIPVVGAGNPVDPRKQTLVAESPIDAEYRRIGGASSAVGQPLGPEMALPQNGGTYRLFTNGVIIATPTLGAQVVDFTTLMQLVPDAHEGKPGGTVPPGSNGRAVPPGGNGAPESGVPGAANGTPESAVPGAGNGTESGVPGAANGTPENAPPGSALPPGVNSSPESAVPGANTVPESAVPGNAAPASALPGGNAPPGSAVPGDALALGNAVSPGHSVAPGAAIAPEVSVPPGTTVAPTTASTPTPPPPRAPAILSVAPTNEDSELT
- a CDS encoding EamA family transporter yields the protein MTTATAARDSYADTLALAALAPIAWGSTYAVTTEFLPPDRPLFTALMRALPAGLALLAITRVLPRGVWLGRAAALGVLNIGAFFPLLFLAAYRLPGGVAGVLGAVAPMFALAFATVVLAEKPNGRKVIAGLVGVFGVALVVLRANAQLDTVGVIAGLAGAASMAMGTVLTQRWGRPEGVGPLAITGWQLTAGGLFIAPLAFLIEGAPPALDGRAVGGYLYLGVIGTALAYFLWFRGIAKVPATSVAFLGLLSPVSAAVIGWIALGQALSPLQVVGLGIALGGTLLGQMVAKPRIEPAVVIPRVPVGAH